In uncultured Ilyobacter sp., a genomic segment contains:
- a CDS encoding D-2-hydroxyacid dehydrogenase: MKIVLLDSITLGDADLSIIGNEGEFVTYEMTAPHQVADRIKDAEVVVANKVYFGKEEMDSAENLKLIAVTATGYNNVDIEEANKRGIKVANVKDYSTESVAQYTISCMMSLMMNLNRYDKSVKAGEWGTSDIFTLLKYPVTEMNGKTIGIVGYGAIGKRVGEMAKALGMKLIVAKRPGAVYEDSERLEFQEVLKTADVLCIHCPLSDETRNLISHKELDMMKKKSIIINPARGGIIDEKALTYALQNEKIAGAALDVLETEPPKDGSPLFSLDNVLITPHIAWSTIESRTRLLEGVKKNIKDFKLGILKGIGE; the protein is encoded by the coding sequence ATGAAAATAGTTCTTTTGGATTCGATAACACTGGGAGATGCTGATCTTTCTATAATTGGGAATGAAGGTGAATTTGTCACATATGAGATGACTGCTCCTCACCAGGTGGCAGATAGGATAAAAGATGCAGAAGTTGTGGTGGCAAACAAGGTTTATTTCGGTAAAGAAGAGATGGACTCGGCAGAAAATCTAAAGCTAATCGCAGTAACTGCCACAGGTTATAATAATGTGGATATAGAAGAGGCAAATAAAAGAGGAATAAAAGTAGCCAATGTAAAGGATTATTCCACAGAGTCAGTGGCACAATATACAATATCCTGCATGATGAGCCTTATGATGAATCTAAACAGATATGATAAGTCTGTAAAAGCAGGAGAGTGGGGGACTTCTGATATTTTTACCCTGCTAAAATACCCGGTGACAGAGATGAACGGAAAAACCATCGGTATAGTGGGATATGGTGCCATAGGAAAGCGTGTAGGAGAGATGGCAAAAGCTCTAGGGATGAAACTCATAGTTGCAAAGAGGCCAGGTGCAGTATATGAAGACTCAGAAAGATTAGAATTTCAGGAAGTACTAAAAACTGCAGATGTTTTGTGTATACACTGCCCTCTTTCAGATGAAACCAGAAACTTGATTTCTCATAAGGAACTTGATATGATGAAAAAAAAATCCATCATAATAAATCCTGCCAGAGGTGGTATAATAGATGAAAAAGCCCTAACCTATGCCCTACAAAATGAAAAAATAGCAGGAGCTGCATTAGACGTACTAGAAACAGAGCCTCCGAAAGATGGAAGTCCGTTATTTTCTTTGGATAACGTTCTGATAACTCCACATATAGCCTGGTCAACTATTGAAAGCAGGACTAGGCTTCTAGAGGGGGTAAAAAAGAATATAAAGGATTTTAAACTAGGAATACTAAAAGGTATAGGGGAATAG
- the kdsB gene encoding 3-deoxy-manno-octulosonate cytidylyltransferase codes for MKFLGVIPARYASTRLEGKPLISIEGHPMIEWVYKRTLASSLDKVVVATDDKRIYDSVISFGGEAVMTSPDHTNGTSRIAEVAAEYEDYDVIINVQGDEPLIEGAMIDALIEPFRENTDLVMATLKHKIDNYEEVENPNNVKVIADNNDYAIYFSRSPIPYPRTLDMKNYYKHVGIYGYKRDFVIEYSKMTPTALEVSESLEQLRVIENGYKIKVLDTPYKVIGVDTPEDLEKVAKIIRDKNIQI; via the coding sequence ATGAAATTTTTGGGAGTTATCCCTGCCAGATATGCGTCTACAAGACTAGAGGGAAAACCTCTTATAAGTATAGAGGGGCACCCTATGATAGAATGGGTATACAAGAGGACTTTAGCATCCTCCTTAGATAAAGTCGTAGTTGCCACAGACGACAAAAGAATTTATGATTCCGTCATATCTTTTGGAGGAGAAGCTGTTATGACTAGTCCAGATCACACAAACGGCACCAGCAGAATAGCCGAGGTGGCGGCAGAGTATGAGGACTACGACGTCATTATCAATGTGCAAGGTGATGAGCCACTTATAGAGGGTGCCATGATAGACGCACTTATAGAGCCCTTTAGAGAGAATACCGATTTGGTTATGGCTACCTTGAAGCACAAGATAGACAACTATGAAGAGGTGGAAAATCCAAATAACGTCAAGGTTATAGCTGATAATAATGATTATGCCATCTACTTTTCCCGAAGTCCCATCCCTTATCCTAGAACCTTGGATATGAAAAACTACTATAAACATGTGGGAATATACGGATATAAAAGAGATTTTGTTATAGAATACTCCAAAATGACCCCTACTGCTCTTGAAGTTTCAGAATCTTTAGAACAACTGAGGGTTATAGAAAATGGATATAAAATAAAAGTATTAGATACTCCCTATAAAGTTATAGGGGTAGACACTCCAGAAGACCTAGAAAAAGTTGCAAAAATAATAAGAGATAAAAATATACAAATATAA
- a CDS encoding HAD hydrolase family protein has product MIIAIDFDGTIVESAFPKIGKIKPNAERVIKRLFGEGHKIIIWTCRPINNKGLDEMKKWLDDNDIPYHKINENIEDLGMTTSNKVCADVYIDDMDVHCREKGVDWYRIEEIFENTGVFRMRFPKPSRN; this is encoded by the coding sequence ATGATTATAGCGATAGATTTTGACGGAACGATAGTAGAGAGTGCCTTCCCGAAGATAGGGAAGATTAAACCAAATGCTGAGAGGGTAATAAAAAGACTCTTTGGCGAAGGACACAAAATAATAATATGGACTTGCCGTCCTATAAACAACAAGGGACTAGATGAGATGAAAAAATGGCTCGATGACAATGACATCCCTTATCATAAAATCAATGAAAATATAGAGGACCTGGGAATGACAACGTCTAATAAGGTCTGTGCAGATGTTTATATAGATGATATGGACGTTCATTGCAGGGAGAAGGGTGTGGATTGGTATCGTATAGAGGAAATTTTTGAGAATACAGGAGTATTCAGGATGAGGTTTCCTAAGCCTTCTAGAAACTAA
- a CDS encoding glycerol dehydrogenase, whose amino-acid sequence MENIILSPGKYVQGNGAIGNLASHAGKKSLVIADDFVMNLTKEKISKSFSDKEIPVDFELFNGECSKVEISRIKDKIETFGSEIIIGVGGGKTLDTAKAVAYYTNLPVVIAPTIASTDAPCSALSVLYTEEGIFDEYLLLPNNPNIVLMDTDIISKAPARLLVSGMGDALATYFEARSCAQSNAKNMGGGLPTGAALTLAKLCYDTILKEGYMAYNSAQSKVSTKALENIVEANTYLSGVGFESGGLAAAHAIHNGLTILEDCHHLYHGEKVAFGTLVQLILENAPQEELFDVLNFCLSVGLPTNLGDMGVKEIDENLIMEVAKASCAPGETIHNMPFLVTPEKVFAAILTADRIGKEYR is encoded by the coding sequence ATGGAAAATATTATTTTATCCCCAGGAAAATACGTTCAAGGAAATGGCGCTATCGGAAACTTAGCTTCCCATGCTGGAAAGAAATCTCTGGTTATTGCTGATGATTTTGTAATGAATCTTACCAAAGAAAAAATCAGCAAAAGTTTTTCTGATAAAGAGATCCCTGTTGATTTTGAGCTTTTTAACGGAGAGTGCTCAAAAGTTGAAATTTCTAGAATAAAAGATAAAATCGAAACTTTCGGCAGTGAGATTATTATCGGTGTCGGTGGAGGTAAGACTCTAGACACTGCAAAAGCAGTGGCTTATTATACTAACCTTCCTGTTGTTATAGCTCCCACTATAGCTTCTACTGACGCTCCCTGCAGTGCTCTTTCTGTTCTTTATACAGAGGAAGGTATCTTTGACGAGTATCTTCTGCTTCCCAATAATCCTAATATAGTTCTTATGGATACAGATATTATTTCAAAGGCACCTGCAAGACTACTTGTTTCAGGTATGGGAGATGCTCTAGCCACTTACTTTGAGGCCAGATCATGTGCACAATCCAATGCAAAAAATATGGGTGGTGGTCTTCCTACAGGAGCCGCTCTTACTCTTGCCAAGCTTTGTTATGATACTATTCTCAAAGAAGGATATATGGCGTATAATTCTGCACAATCAAAAGTTTCTACAAAAGCTCTTGAAAATATTGTTGAGGCAAATACTTACCTCAGTGGTGTAGGATTCGAAAGTGGAGGCTTAGCCGCAGCTCATGCTATTCATAATGGCCTTACAATATTAGAAGACTGCCATCACCTGTATCACGGAGAGAAAGTTGCATTTGGTACTTTGGTCCAGCTTATTCTTGAAAATGCCCCGCAGGAAGAGCTTTTTGATGTCTTAAACTTCTGCCTAAGTGTAGGACTTCCTACAAATCTTGGGGATATGGGTGTCAAAGAGATAGATGAAAATCTTATTATGGAAGTGGCAAAAGCATCATGTGCTCCTGGTGAAACTATCCATAATATGCCCTTTCTTGTTACACCAGAAAAAGTTTTTGCTGCAATTCTAACTGCTGACAGAATAGGAAAAGAATACAGATAA
- a CDS encoding transposase — protein sequence MMPTNKPLKTILSKYFFPYWRANNHKFPESLRDTILKNVNNFLDCGDLNIGYTSFVCFKCKSIHKTAFSCKSRFCPSCGKVYAENWAKNVSETLIECPHRHAVFSLPKGWIRDFFFKHRNLLKDLANASYLALKHSFKKLGIICIGAISTIHTFSRKVEWNPHIHSLITFGGITKTNKWKNIKNLPWQVLRKSWQKCALDIISKYAKHNNSQNLKNKISIAYKKYVNGFFVNAESKVGNSKFIAKYIGRYLARPAIAEYRITSFNDQFVTFWFKRPDSDSKEYLTLPMEKFIGRILSHIPPKNFKMVRRFGLYSRRTKNKKSKKIRLFKTKSSWAERIFKAFGINPLMCRKCGSQLHLLEIFHAKYGVIYYNESLP from the coding sequence ATGATGCCTACAAATAAACCTTTAAAAACAATTCTATCGAAATATTTTTTCCCATACTGGAGGGCTAATAATCACAAGTTTCCAGAATCATTGAGAGATACTATCCTAAAAAATGTTAATAATTTCCTTGATTGTGGGGATCTCAATATTGGATATACTTCTTTTGTCTGCTTCAAATGTAAATCTATTCATAAAACAGCATTTTCTTGTAAATCTCGTTTTTGTCCTTCTTGCGGTAAAGTCTATGCTGAAAATTGGGCTAAAAATGTCTCAGAAACATTAATTGAGTGTCCACATAGACATGCTGTGTTTTCATTACCTAAAGGGTGGATTAGAGATTTTTTCTTCAAGCATAGAAATCTTCTTAAAGATTTAGCCAATGCTTCGTACCTCGCGCTTAAGCATTCTTTCAAAAAGCTTGGCATAATCTGTATAGGTGCTATCTCTACTATTCATACTTTTTCAAGAAAAGTAGAATGGAATCCTCATATCCACTCTTTGATAACGTTTGGTGGAATTACTAAAACCAACAAATGGAAAAATATTAAAAATCTTCCATGGCAGGTTCTTAGAAAATCTTGGCAAAAGTGTGCCTTGGACATTATTTCTAAATACGCTAAACATAATAATTCTCAGAACCTAAAAAATAAGATTTCAATTGCATATAAAAAATATGTCAACGGGTTCTTTGTTAATGCTGAATCCAAAGTTGGAAATTCTAAATTTATCGCCAAATATATTGGGAGATACCTTGCCCGACCAGCTATTGCCGAATATAGAATTACATCTTTTAATGACCAATTTGTAACTTTTTGGTTTAAAAGACCTGATTCAGACAGTAAAGAATACCTTACCCTTCCCATGGAAAAGTTTATCGGAAGGATTCTTTCGCATATTCCACCTAAAAATTTTAAAATGGTACGACGATTTGGTCTTTATTCCAGAAGAACAAAAAATAAAAAATCCAAAAAAATTAGGTTGTTTAAAACTAAATCTTCTTGGGCGGAAAGAATTTTTAAGGCTTTTGGAATAAATCCTCTAATGTGCCGTAAATGTGGTTCCCAGTTACACTTACTGGAAATATTCCATGCCAAGTATGGCGTCATCTACTATAACGAATCACTGCCTTGA
- the hcp gene encoding hydroxylamine reductase has translation MSMFCYQCQEAASGKGCTIRGVCGKTPEEAKLQDVLLHSIKSVALYSAPLREIGDLDESVDYFILNTLFMTVTNSNFDDDVLYEQILKAVNLRDELKEICEKKNPSGIMKIFKRKTEGCCPSEKFNHLLDLISDYEDKDRIFGVLADKSGVMRTENEDERSLKEMIIYGLKGMSAYTEHAAHLGYENREIVGFIEKALLASDDPDITVDELVALTLETGKYGVEAMALLDKANTDTYGNPEITKVNIGVGKNPGILISGHDLRDMEQLLEQTKGTGVDVYTHSEMLPANYYPAFKKYDNFVGNYGGSWWHQTKEFETFNGPVLFTSNCIVPPRSGSLTYKERIFTTNAAGMGGCIHIEKDAEGKKDFTPIIEMAKKCQPPVEIETGEIVGGFAHNQVIALADKVIEAVKSGAIKKFVVMAGCDARMQDRKYYTEFAEKLPKDTVILTAGCAKYRYNKLPLGDIGGIPRVLDAGQCNDSYSLAVIAMKLQEAFGLDDINDLPIAYNIAWYEQKAVIVLLALLHLGVKNIHLGPTLPAFLSPNVTNVLVEKFGIAGISSVEEDMKIFGIEQ, from the coding sequence ATGTCAATGTTCTGTTATCAATGTCAAGAAGCTGCCTCAGGGAAAGGCTGTACCATAAGAGGGGTGTGTGGAAAGACACCTGAAGAAGCAAAGCTGCAAGATGTACTCCTTCATTCTATTAAAAGTGTGGCACTTTACAGTGCTCCTCTCAGAGAAATCGGGGATTTGGATGAAAGTGTAGACTATTTCATATTAAATACTTTATTTATGACAGTAACAAATTCTAACTTTGATGATGATGTTTTATATGAGCAGATCTTAAAGGCAGTAAATCTAAGAGATGAACTAAAGGAAATTTGTGAGAAAAAAAATCCTTCGGGAATCATGAAGATTTTTAAAAGAAAAACTGAGGGATGCTGTCCTAGCGAAAAGTTTAATCATCTCCTAGATCTTATCTCAGACTATGAAGATAAGGATAGAATTTTCGGAGTTTTGGCAGATAAATCTGGGGTAATGAGAACAGAAAATGAAGATGAGAGATCTCTTAAAGAGATGATAATATACGGTCTAAAGGGTATGTCTGCATACACCGAACATGCAGCTCATCTAGGATATGAAAACAGAGAGATAGTAGGCTTCATAGAGAAAGCTCTGCTTGCCTCAGATGACCCTGATATCACAGTAGACGAGCTTGTGGCTCTGACCCTAGAAACAGGTAAATACGGTGTAGAAGCTATGGCCCTGCTAGACAAGGCAAATACAGATACATACGGGAATCCTGAGATTACAAAGGTAAACATAGGTGTAGGCAAAAATCCTGGAATACTCATATCCGGGCATGACCTGCGTGATATGGAACAGCTTTTAGAGCAGACAAAGGGAACAGGAGTAGATGTATATACTCACTCTGAAATGCTTCCTGCAAACTATTATCCGGCATTTAAAAAGTATGACAACTTTGTAGGAAACTACGGTGGATCATGGTGGCATCAGACAAAAGAGTTTGAGACTTTTAACGGACCTGTACTTTTCACAAGTAACTGTATAGTTCCACCAAGAAGTGGTTCCCTCACATATAAAGAAAGAATCTTTACCACAAATGCAGCAGGAATGGGTGGATGTATCCATATAGAAAAAGATGCTGAAGGTAAAAAAGACTTTACTCCTATTATTGAAATGGCTAAAAAGTGTCAACCTCCTGTGGAAATAGAAACAGGGGAGATCGTCGGTGGATTCGCACATAATCAGGTAATTGCCCTAGCTGACAAGGTTATAGAGGCAGTTAAATCAGGAGCTATCAAGAAATTTGTGGTAATGGCAGGATGCGATGCAAGAATGCAGGATAGAAAATATTATACTGAATTTGCAGAGAAGCTTCCAAAGGACACGGTAATACTAACTGCCGGCTGTGCCAAGTATAGATATAACAAGCTTCCATTGGGAGATATAGGGGGGATACCTAGAGTCTTAGATGCGGGGCAATGCAACGATTCATATTCACTGGCAGTAATAGCAATGAAACTCCAAGAAGCTTTTGGCTTAGATGATATAAATGATCTTCCTATCGCTTATAATATCGCATGGTATGAGCAAAAGGCTGTAATCGTTCTTCTAGCTCTGCTTCATCTAGGGGTAAAAAACATTCACCTTGGGCCTACTCTTCCGGCATTCCTTTCACCAAATGTGACAAATGTACTGGTTGAGAAATTTGGTATCGCTGGAATATCAAGTGTAGAAGAGGATATGAAAATATTTGGAATAGAGCAATAA
- the nadD gene encoding nicotinate-nucleotide adenylyltransferase: MEKIGIYGGSFNPVHIGHVEIMKYVLKEMKLDRLIVIPVGFPSHKDSLLLTGEKRIELLEAACKDIEKVTISDIEVQNKGVSYTYDTLLNLKKKYKDAIFYEIIGEDSADYLQEWKDYEKMVEECKFVVLKRNGYAYRAEHNNIIVLESPLYRYSSTEVRERLKKGLDISDMVPKKVHEIIIKEKLYR, translated from the coding sequence ATGGAAAAAATAGGAATTTACGGCGGTAGCTTCAATCCAGTTCATATAGGGCATGTAGAGATAATGAAATATGTCTTAAAAGAGATGAAGCTTGACAGATTAATTGTCATTCCTGTAGGTTTTCCATCTCACAAAGATAGCTTGCTTCTCACAGGAGAGAAAAGGATAGAATTATTAGAGGCTGCCTGCAAAGATATAGAAAAGGTGACAATATCAGATATAGAGGTACAAAATAAGGGGGTATCTTATACTTATGATACCCTTTTGAATTTAAAAAAGAAATACAAAGACGCTATTTTTTATGAAATTATAGGAGAAGATTCTGCAGACTATCTTCAAGAATGGAAAGACTATGAAAAAATGGTTGAGGAGTGCAAGTTTGTAGTGCTAAAAAGAAATGGATATGCCTATAGAGCAGAGCATAATAATATAATAGTTTTAGAAAGCCCCCTATACAGATATAGTTCCACCGAGGTAAGAGAACGATTAAAAAAAGGGCTAGATATATCGGATATGGTCCCTAAAAAAGTACACGAGATAATTATCAAAGAAAAATTATACAGATAG
- a CDS encoding PTS sugar transporter subunit IIA has product MINYLTSKLLTVVDGKKNKEEVIRLLADMVSENSDAVEDKDLFLERLFQREEVGTTGIGMGIVVPHARCESLNKIIIAVALLENPIEFNTPDGVDAKLVILVGAPKNNNKEYLDLLAKIARKFRYKEYRENILEASSKEELIEALSGI; this is encoded by the coding sequence ATGATTAATTATCTCACCAGTAAACTACTGACAGTGGTAGATGGGAAAAAAAACAAAGAAGAGGTAATAAGACTTCTGGCGGATATGGTATCTGAAAATAGTGATGCTGTGGAAGATAAAGATCTGTTTTTAGAAAGACTTTTTCAGAGAGAAGAGGTTGGGACAACTGGAATAGGCATGGGAATAGTGGTTCCACACGCAAGATGTGAATCTCTTAATAAAATAATAATAGCTGTGGCACTCCTTGAAAATCCAATCGAATTCAATACCCCTGATGGAGTGGATGCTAAGCTTGTAATACTTGTGGGAGCCCCTAAAAATAACAATAAAGAATATTTGGATCTTTTGGCAAAAATAGCGAGAAAATTCAGGTATAAAGAATATAGAGAAAATATCCTAGAGGCGTCTAGTAAAGAAGAACTTATAGAGGCGTTGTCGGGAATCTGA
- the lpxK gene encoding tetraacyldisaccharide 4'-kinase yields MEILAYIYYIVTTVRNSLYDKGIFKIRKVEDVEIICVGNITVGGTGKTPAVQHFTKKLKEKGKKVAIVSRGYRGKRKRDPLLVSDGREIFAAPEESGDEPYLHALNAKVPVIVGKNRYKACSYAKRHFDIDTIILDDGFQHRKLKRNRDVVLIDATNPFGGKALLPKGTLREDLKRGLKRASEFIITKSDLASEKEVETIKKYLRRYQKNISVAKHGVSALCDLKGNRKPLFWIKGKRVLLFSGLANPLNFEKTVISLEPEYIERVDFMDHHHFKKKDFQNIEKRAEVMNADYIITTEKDLVKLPRDFNLSDTYVLKIEFTMIEDNILK; encoded by the coding sequence ATGGAAATTTTAGCATACATATATTATATTGTTACAACAGTTAGAAACTCTCTGTATGATAAGGGAATTTTCAAAATCAGAAAAGTAGAAGATGTAGAGATCATATGTGTGGGAAACATAACAGTAGGAGGGACTGGAAAGACCCCTGCAGTGCAACACTTCACGAAAAAACTAAAGGAGAAAGGCAAGAAGGTGGCTATAGTTTCAAGAGGGTATAGAGGGAAGAGAAAAAGAGATCCCCTTCTTGTAAGTGACGGCAGAGAGATATTTGCCGCTCCTGAAGAAAGTGGAGATGAACCCTACCTACACGCTTTAAATGCTAAGGTTCCTGTTATAGTCGGAAAAAATAGATATAAGGCATGTTCTTATGCAAAGAGACATTTTGATATAGACACTATAATTCTTGACGACGGTTTTCAGCACAGAAAACTCAAGAGAAACAGAGACGTTGTTTTGATAGATGCCACAAATCCTTTTGGTGGGAAGGCTCTTTTGCCAAAGGGAACTCTCAGAGAAGATCTGAAAAGGGGCCTAAAAAGAGCCAGTGAATTTATAATAACAAAGTCTGACCTAGCCAGTGAAAAAGAAGTAGAGACAATAAAAAAATATCTAAGAAGGTATCAGAAGAATATATCCGTGGCAAAACACGGAGTGTCTGCACTTTGTGATTTAAAGGGAAACAGGAAACCACTATTTTGGATAAAAGGTAAAAGAGTCCTACTTTTTTCTGGTCTTGCTAATCCACTTAATTTTGAAAAAACCGTTATTTCCTTGGAACCTGAATATATTGAACGGGTGGATTTCATGGACCATCATCATTTTAAAAAAAAGGATTTTCAGAATATAGAAAAAAGAGCTGAAGTAATGAATGCAGACTATATAATAACTACAGAAAAAGACCTGGTAAAATTACCACGGGATTTTAATCTGAGTGACACATATGTTTTAAAAATAGAGTTTACAATGATAGAGGACAATATACTTAAATAG
- a CDS encoding ABC-ATPase domain-containing protein, which translates to MKNLETILKRIDGKGYKSYKDIKGTYKFPDYTLNILRVQGDPYASPSLFSIEIDLKKYRYEKELYEREARKTAFEDYVLRKIRASLRERNGKSSRNIKGADLSILSPGQEIMKRSAVDIKGDILTFRFYVNLPARGRTVLGKEAQNLIFNEVIKMPRALKKENIKPELLKKHIEVNEKASMIREEIKKRDIIAFVAEEAVLARKSSVDDRPMSNAVKFRSPETLKTTLMLENGDQITGMGIKKGITTITGGGFHGKTTLLNAIEKGVYNHIPGDGREYVITSYDAVKIRAEDGRSIEKVNISNFIDNLPHKKDTKKFSTENASGSTSQACNIIEAIELGADTLLIDEDTSATNFMVRDRKIQELISHDKEPITPFIEKVVSMKKQKDISTIIVVGGLGDYFSVSDRVLMLDEYKVLDVTEKAKEIDMRYSDSKILVSSDEFRVDQRVLDSKKTPLLFRDKKCKIRGRELDELSINRESVDIRSLEQLVENGQVLFIGELMKKIFNSGGRISLKETLDEVEIHLKKDNICEYLRCDQGNLVFSRKYEVGAAINRLRKEIFL; encoded by the coding sequence TTGAAAAATTTAGAAACTATATTAAAAAGAATAGACGGAAAAGGTTATAAGTCATATAAGGATATAAAGGGTACCTATAAATTTCCAGACTATACTTTAAATATTTTAAGAGTTCAGGGAGATCCATATGCATCTCCCTCTCTTTTTTCCATAGAAATAGACCTGAAAAAATACAGATATGAAAAAGAACTCTACGAGAGAGAAGCAAGAAAAACAGCTTTTGAGGACTATGTCTTGAGAAAAATAAGGGCCTCACTTAGAGAGAGAAATGGCAAAAGCTCTAGAAATATAAAAGGTGCTGACCTTTCTATACTTTCACCGGGACAGGAGATAATGAAAAGAAGTGCCGTGGATATAAAGGGGGATATTTTAACCTTTAGATTTTATGTTAACCTTCCTGCCCGGGGAAGAACGGTCCTAGGTAAGGAAGCACAAAACCTTATCTTCAACGAAGTGATAAAAATGCCAAGGGCGCTGAAAAAGGAAAATATAAAGCCTGAACTTTTGAAAAAGCATATAGAGGTAAATGAAAAGGCCTCTATGATAAGGGAAGAGATAAAAAAAAGAGATATAATCGCCTTTGTAGCTGAAGAAGCTGTTTTGGCAAGGAAAAGTTCTGTAGATGACAGGCCTATGAGTAACGCAGTAAAATTCCGATCACCAGAAACTCTGAAAACAACGCTGATGCTAGAAAACGGTGATCAGATAACTGGAATGGGTATAAAAAAAGGCATAACAACTATAACCGGTGGTGGATTCCACGGAAAAACAACCTTGCTAAATGCAATAGAAAAAGGTGTGTACAATCATATACCTGGAGATGGCAGGGAGTATGTAATAACAAGTTATGATGCAGTAAAAATAAGGGCAGAAGACGGTAGAAGCATAGAGAAGGTAAATATCAGTAATTTTATAGATAATCTTCCCCATAAAAAAGATACAAAAAAATTCTCTACGGAAAATGCCAGTGGATCCACATCTCAGGCATGCAACATCATAGAGGCCATTGAGCTCGGTGCAGATACCCTTCTTATAGATGAGGATACTTCGGCCACCAATTTTATGGTTAGAGACAGGAAAATACAAGAGCTGATATCCCACGACAAGGAACCGATAACTCCATTCATAGAAAAAGTGGTGTCTATGAAAAAACAAAAAGATATATCTACAATAATCGTTGTAGGTGGGCTAGGAGATTACTTCTCTGTATCTGACAGGGTGCTAATGCTTGATGAATATAAGGTTTTAGATGTAACAGAAAAAGCCAAAGAGATAGATATGAGGTATAGTGACAGCAAGATTCTAGTTAGCAGTGATGAATTCAGAGTAGATCAAAGAGTTCTTGATTCTAAAAAAACTCCTTTACTTTTCAGGGATAAAAAATGTAAAATAAGGGGAAGGGAATTAGATGAGTTGTCAATCAACAGGGAATCTGTAGATATAAGGTCTCTTGAACAGCTAGTGGAGAATGGTCAGGTTCTTTTTATAGGGGAGCTGATGAAAAAAATCTTTAATAGCGGCGGGAGAATTAGTCTAAAAGAAACCTTAGACGAGGTGGAAATTCATCTGAAAAAAGACAATATCTGCGAATATCTAAGATGTGACCAAGGCAATCTTGTGTTCTCAAGAAAGTATGAGGTTGGAGCTGCCATAAACAGGCTGAGGAAAGAGATATTTTTATAG